From Longimicrobiaceae bacterium, the proteins below share one genomic window:
- a CDS encoding N-acetylmuramoyl-L-alanine amidase produces the protein SRAAEAAPPRPARAPVPVRKEQPPQKRLVVVDAGHGGVDPGAAGPGGAREKVITLAVARRLAEILRQNPEYEVRMTRDRDTLIALRDRTRLANGWRKEGQPALFISIHCNANPSRAARGFETYFLSEAKTADAKRVEEMENAAEKYEADHGAKRDPLSFILHDLRQNKYLRDSNDWAGIIQDELHHVHPGPNRGVKQAGFYVLNGAFMPAVLVEIGFISNRQEEEMLRSARYQGLIAERLARSVDAFFERDTGRVAAGGR, from the coding sequence GAGCCGGGCCGCGGAGGCGGCACCCCCGCGCCCGGCACGGGCGCCGGTGCCGGTGCGGAAGGAGCAGCCTCCGCAGAAGCGGCTGGTGGTGGTGGACGCCGGGCACGGCGGGGTGGATCCGGGCGCGGCGGGGCCGGGCGGCGCCCGCGAGAAGGTCATCACCCTGGCGGTGGCGCGCCGGCTCGCCGAGATCCTGCGGCAGAACCCGGAGTACGAGGTGCGGATGACGCGCGACCGCGACACCCTCATCGCCCTGCGCGACCGCACCCGCCTCGCCAACGGCTGGCGGAAGGAGGGGCAGCCGGCGCTCTTCATCTCCATCCACTGCAACGCCAACCCGAGCCGCGCGGCCCGGGGGTTCGAGACCTACTTCCTTTCCGAGGCGAAGACGGCGGACGCCAAGCGGGTGGAGGAGATGGAGAACGCGGCGGAGAAGTACGAGGCGGACCACGGCGCGAAGCGCGACCCGCTCAGCTTCATCCTCCACGACCTGCGCCAGAACAAGTACCTGCGCGACTCCAACGACTGGGCGGGGATCATCCAGGACGAGCTGCACCACGTGCACCCGGGCCCCAACCGTGGGGTGAAGCAGGCCGGGTTCTACGTGCTGAACGGCGCCTTCATGCCCGCGGTGCTGGTGGAGATCGGTTTCATCTCCAACCGGCAGGAGGAGGAGATGCTCCGCTCCGCGCGCTACCAGGGGCTCATCGCGGAGCGGCTCGCGCGCTCGGTCGACGCCTTCTTCGAGCGCGACACCGGGCGCGTGGCGGCCGGCGGGCGGTAG
- the pyrF gene encoding orotidine-5'-phosphate decarboxylase: MHHPPVPIVALDVPRAEDAHALVERIGPAAEWVKVGLQLFTAEGPAVVLGLRERGLRVFLDLKLHDIPNTVAHAVESAARLGADLLTVHASGGSAMLRAARRAAGERGGSGPRLFAVTVLTSLSAPELGEAWGRAEVSAPEEAARLARLAADAGMDGVVSSVHEAARIREAAGPELGILTPGIRLAGDAAGDQARVATPAQAAGAGVEFVVVGRSVTAAPDPAAAFRAVLEQLGGVAAGAGR; encoded by the coding sequence ATGCACCACCCGCCCGTACCCATCGTCGCGCTGGACGTCCCCCGCGCCGAAGACGCCCACGCCCTGGTGGAGCGGATCGGGCCCGCGGCGGAGTGGGTCAAGGTGGGGCTCCAGCTCTTCACCGCGGAGGGGCCCGCGGTGGTGCTGGGCCTGCGGGAGCGGGGCCTGCGCGTCTTCCTGGACCTGAAGCTCCACGACATCCCCAACACCGTGGCGCACGCCGTGGAGTCCGCCGCCCGCCTGGGCGCCGACCTGCTCACGGTGCACGCCTCCGGGGGGAGCGCCATGCTCCGCGCCGCCCGCCGTGCCGCGGGGGAGCGGGGCGGCTCCGGGCCCCGCCTCTTCGCCGTCACCGTGCTCACCTCCCTCTCCGCTCCCGAGCTGGGGGAGGCCTGGGGGCGCGCGGAGGTGTCCGCTCCGGAGGAGGCCGCCCGGCTCGCCCGGCTGGCCGCGGACGCGGGGATGGACGGGGTGGTGTCCTCCGTGCACGAGGCCGCCCGGATCCGCGAGGCGGCCGGTCCGGAGCTGGGGATCCTCACGCCGGGGATCCGCTTGGCGGGGGACGCCGCGGGCGACCAGGCGCGCGTCGCCACCCCGGCGCAGGCGGCCGGGGCGGGGGTGGAGTTCGTGGTGGTGGGGCGTTCGGTGACCGCTGCCCCGGACCCGGCCGCCGCCTTCCGCGCGGTGCTGGAGCAGCTCGGCGGCGTCGCGGCCGGAGCGGGGCGATGA
- a CDS encoding mechanosensitive ion channel domain-containing protein — translation MQTVFAAMIQTDSLVEELTERVRTEWSDIFNWPELTATGLRVLAAFVVGWLAFWALKLLLRRIERSIEPSESGLLTVQEQRSKTLLSLVRSIGIVVIIVLMIFMVLGALGVNVGPLLAGAGVIGLAVSFGAQSLVKDIISGLFILFENQYAVGDVIRLDTGISGAVERMTLRVVVLRDVFGVVHIVPNGEIKRVSNLTRTWSRVVLDVGVAYKEDVDRVMEVMRDVGREMYEDPEWKHFLVEEIVVPGVEAFAESSVNIRIMAKTVPLKQWDVGRELRRRLKRRFDAEGIEIPFPQRTVHYAAESVASGLAGSGAGDGGRKNVE, via the coding sequence GTGCAGACCGTCTTCGCCGCGATGATCCAGACCGACTCCCTCGTCGAGGAGCTCACCGAGCGCGTGCGGACCGAGTGGTCCGACATCTTCAACTGGCCGGAGCTGACCGCCACCGGGCTGCGGGTGCTCGCGGCCTTTGTCGTCGGATGGCTCGCCTTCTGGGCGCTCAAGCTGCTGCTGCGGCGCATCGAGCGCTCCATCGAGCCCAGCGAGAGCGGGCTCCTGACGGTGCAGGAGCAGCGCAGCAAGACGCTGCTCAGCCTGGTGCGCAGCATCGGGATCGTGGTGATCATCGTCCTGATGATCTTCATGGTCCTCGGCGCGCTCGGCGTGAACGTCGGCCCGCTTCTGGCCGGCGCGGGCGTGATCGGCCTCGCGGTGTCCTTCGGCGCGCAGTCGCTGGTGAAGGACATCATCAGCGGGCTCTTCATCCTCTTCGAGAACCAGTACGCGGTGGGCGACGTGATCCGCCTGGACACCGGGATCTCCGGGGCGGTGGAGCGCATGACGCTCCGCGTGGTCGTCCTGCGCGACGTGTTCGGCGTGGTGCACATCGTCCCCAACGGCGAGATCAAGCGGGTCAGCAACCTGACGCGGACCTGGTCGCGGGTGGTGCTGGACGTGGGCGTCGCCTACAAGGAGGACGTCGACCGGGTGATGGAGGTGATGCGGGACGTGGGCCGGGAGATGTACGAGGACCCCGAGTGGAAGCACTTCCTGGTGGAGGAGATCGTAGTGCCGGGGGTGGAGGCCTTCGCCGAGTCGTCGGTGAACATCCGCATCATGGCCAAGACGGTGCCGCTCAAGCAGTGGGACGTGGGGCGCGAGCTGCGCCGCCGGCTCAAGCGGCGCTTCGACGCCGAGGGGATCGAGATCCCGTTCCCGCAGCGCACGGTGCATTATGCCGCCGAGTCCGTGGCGTCCGGGCTCGCCGGGAGCGGGGCGGGGGACGGCGGAAGGAAGAACGTAGAATGA
- a CDS encoding IS1595 family transposase gives MPRKGPHTPVAEGKSAIIRALPKACGDEAAAVEFLEAQRWGDTPACPRCGDTDVRKMLDKEGNRNARYLWKCAGCKKQYTVRVGTVMEDSPIPLRVWCFAFWQISAGKKGVSAMQIHRQTGVSYKSALLMMHRIRLAMEDTSGYPLNGVVEMDETYVGGKPRKGDGKVHKRGRGTSKQPVVAMVERSTEGRKGKVRTRVVADVRADNLKAALEECVHSSANLVTDEYRAYPPAAKGYASHRTVTHSAGEYARVDEDGFNVHSNTVEGVFSLLKRGIYGIYHNVSRKHLHRYCTEFEFRYNTRDLEDGARVVQAIRSMEGKRLKLR, from the coding sequence ATGCCGCGCAAGGGTCCGCACACTCCGGTTGCCGAAGGAAAGTCCGCGATCATCCGCGCTCTGCCAAAGGCGTGCGGCGACGAGGCGGCGGCGGTGGAGTTCCTTGAGGCGCAGCGGTGGGGCGACACCCCGGCCTGCCCCCGGTGCGGCGACACGGACGTACGGAAGATGCTGGACAAGGAAGGGAACCGCAACGCGCGGTATCTCTGGAAGTGCGCGGGCTGCAAGAAGCAGTACACGGTCCGCGTGGGGACGGTCATGGAAGACAGCCCGATTCCGCTCCGGGTGTGGTGCTTCGCCTTCTGGCAGATCAGCGCCGGGAAGAAGGGCGTCAGCGCCATGCAGATTCACCGGCAGACGGGCGTCAGCTACAAGTCCGCGCTCCTGATGATGCACCGGATCCGGCTGGCGATGGAGGACACCAGCGGCTACCCACTGAACGGCGTAGTCGAAATGGACGAAACGTACGTGGGCGGCAAGCCCCGGAAGGGCGACGGGAAGGTGCACAAGCGCGGCCGGGGGACCAGCAAGCAGCCCGTGGTTGCGATGGTGGAGCGGAGCACGGAGGGCCGGAAGGGGAAGGTTCGCACCCGCGTCGTCGCGGACGTGCGGGCCGACAACTTGAAGGCCGCGCTTGAGGAGTGCGTGCACAGCTCCGCGAACCTCGTTACCGACGAGTACCGGGCCTATCCACCCGCCGCGAAGGGGTACGCCAGCCATCGGACCGTCACGCACTCCGCAGGCGAGTACGCGCGGGTGGACGAGGACGGTTTCAACGTGCACAGCAACACGGTAGAGGGCGTGTTTTCTCTGCTCAAGCGGGGGATCTACGGCATCTATCACAACGTCTCTCGGAAGCACCTGCACCGCTACTGCACAGAGTTTGAGTTCCGCTACAACACGCGGGACCTTGAGGACGGCGCCCGAGTGGTGCAGGCGATTCGGAGCATGGAGGGGAAGCGGCTCAAACTACGGTAG
- a CDS encoding DUF5343 domain-containing protein, which yields MAVHTNGPGPYGPPAAVLSVIDRYRNRGLQVPIDGDVLMRAGVSDSLVNRTFNSLRMLDLVDEQGNPTEHLEALRLARTDEYQERFAEYLRGVYPDVFAYVDPAEDSEDAIRDAFRGYEPRGQQGRMVTLFLGLAEHAGMRKPATNGNGGDGTAPPAARSRPRSPAPVSRPRQTERRTDPPKGAPPPPREDVGALPPAIMGLLSSLPSEGDAWTQARRDRFLKTFEAVLDFCYPIREEQERLPLEV from the coding sequence CCTATGGCCCCCCTGCGGCCGTGCTGTCGGTCATCGACCGTTACCGGAACCGGGGCCTTCAGGTTCCAATTGACGGCGACGTACTCATGCGTGCGGGCGTCTCCGACAGTCTCGTCAACCGGACGTTCAACTCCCTGCGGATGCTCGACCTAGTTGACGAGCAGGGGAACCCGACAGAGCATCTGGAGGCGCTTCGGCTCGCCCGCACCGACGAGTACCAAGAGCGGTTCGCGGAATACCTTCGTGGCGTGTACCCGGACGTGTTCGCGTACGTGGACCCGGCGGAGGATAGCGAGGACGCGATCCGCGACGCCTTCCGGGGATATGAGCCGCGCGGCCAGCAAGGGCGGATGGTGACGCTGTTCTTAGGGCTCGCGGAGCACGCCGGAATGAGGAAACCGGCGACCAACGGAAATGGCGGGGACGGCACGGCGCCTCCCGCTGCCCGTAGTCGTCCCCGGTCCCCCGCTCCCGTGTCCCGCCCCCGACAGACGGAGCGCCGGACGGATCCCCCAAAGGGGGCGCCGCCACCGCCGAGGGAGGACGTTGGTGCTCTCCCGCCGGCAATAATGGGCCTGTTGAGTTCGCTTCCCTCCGAGGGGGACGCTTGGACCCAAGCGAGGCGGGACCGCTTCCTCAAGACGTTTGAAGCCGTCCTCGACTTCTGCTATCCGATCCGGGAGGAGCAAGAGCGGCTGCCGCTTGAGGTCTGA